A region of the Silene latifolia isolate original U9 population chromosome 9, ASM4854445v1, whole genome shotgun sequence genome:
cgagatatgatggtcatagcgagtagtctttgagttgtatcttttatatcgtttgttggtttaactcacttgtaatataatataatagttcatttatcgacgtttgattattactatcctcgggcaaccgagatggtaacgcccttatatgctaaggaaggcctagttaaggctcctctgaatatgggggtgttacaaagtggtatcagagcgacgattttggaacctgtaacaaatgaatttaatgaacgtagcgagtctaataaaatgaacctggtgtatgtgtaataggagccccagctgatgctagattttgggtgagtaggcgccctcatttcaaaatcttggccccgtgacacttaagccagtcacatggtatgggaatgtgaagtccgtgtgtatatgtgcgatgtgtatgttaattgtgccggagctacctccggttaagtcctTGTTAGAGTTAATAGGGGTGTGATAGTGGTATTTGGGCCGTGTATAGTAATCGTTGGTGAAATTAGTGGAGTTTTTGGAATGATTAGTGAGTTTAtacgatggttatgagatatgtgacgaaagtttaTGTAATAaagatgcgtgaaaatgtggaattgaatgttgtgacatgaagagtgaacatctaggtgtttgctataagttaatGATGACGGGAGTCGcatacgagtttataaatcctaccgtaattactatgatgatagttatagtataGTTGAGTTATAATTCGGGACATAacatatagtaatgcgtttatgccttaattgttggttgaaattttccgctgcgtaatatttgattcgtgcaagatgagttgcttatgatagaatgtaagacatgattgaataatttgatTAAAAAGTATGTATTTATGTGATAAGTGAAAGAAAGAATTGATGTTAATTATATGCTTCAAATTGAAGTAAACACGAGTTTTGTAGTAACAAGTAAAGTATGTTTAAGTGTAATATGATCACGCGATTATGTTTATGGaagattcggtagcaggtaaaccaaGTTGAGTAATTAGTGTAGCGTAATGTGACATACACGTCACTAGTTGAGACGATCCGTTATGCGGGAGTAATAATGATAATGCGTGAATGAGcttgataattagtgccgaattccgaacttagtttggaatcgacgcgcggtgttgttttgcaggtatcttcaTTTTATTTCgtacttctgaccgagtacttaactatacttgaccgagtgcgagtgtttactagaccgagtaaacctcactcgatctagttaggaagctatgacgtcgggatgtggaaagatTTCctacagatactcgacgaaatggctcctactcgatcgagtagggtggtactcgatcgagtaccttaggcactcgatcgagtaggttactgtacagtgaatcctacgggtttcttaaaaacccataatctttctatttcttctcattcttcctctatatttcgaaCCCTAGAGCCTTGTTTCCTCTCTAAATCTCtcattctcttgggttagtagtgattcttggggttgatttctttgcTTAATTTCGTGTCTTTACTTTGCTACTtgatcaaggtatgatttctacCCTATTTACATGTTTGTATGCTTTAAACTTGTTGAGGATGATTATATAACCTagaaatttcgattcatatgatTAATTTGttacttttaattgttgaaagatgattcacatgccttcttttcttaattgttgatgattaattgttGTAGTATAGACTAGAAATTTGCAATTAgggggccgaaaattctagggtttacaaaattgaaattgatttttgattgttttacaatgattagatgatggaattgagtcCTATGTATTGTTAATATCATGTGGAAGGATGAATCTTGATGATTTCCACCTCAAAAAGttaccttaaaactccgtcttaaaagtgccttaagtgGAAACTCGTGATCTATAGTTGAAATTCAGTGTTGTATATGAATGCTTAAGTGTAGATTGAACCtcaatatgatagtagtgatgATAATCGATGAGAAATATGCTAAAATTATCACAGCtgaaagaccgtctgaaaattttaagtgaattgttgttcataatattgaagggtgataatgatatgttcCAAGTTATTCTTTTCCACgaactagtaagaatgcctcacatgtgattagaagtgtgtttggcATAACCTTTAGcatcatgctaggatattcgaatttattgagcatatgtaatcaccatgataaatttctttcacaactatggcCTATGAGTAGTAGTAAACTGAACTTGTAAGTCAAATTTTGGaaactgttggtgaatgtgtgtacatagcttaatattcaaggttaatggcatgacttatgtgcttcacatgttgaAAATTGTTGGTGAATTGGTGTACCTAACTGAATGAGTTAAGttcaaattacatgaagtatatgctttacgtgtttgtgcaagttgcttaagtcatatgctgaaacagatgccgagactgaacttAGGAACCCTCCAAAGTAAACGGGGAAGGGGTAATCCACCTGAGAtaggggaagggagtggacctgtggtactcGCAGTTccagagtacccttctgttgtttttgttgatttcaagcagagggagcgttttgtaggtttacaaaaacgcaaaatgagacatACACGGTGTATTGacactactttgttggaggatttggagatagagacggatgtccgtcacatatttgagactttgggtctTCTTGGGTtatataggctgaggaaacactcttatccttttcttaacttggagttcatgagctccttTATCTACGACCCAGCgggccagaccgttgagtttaggttgatgaacaccagttttctgttgacgATGGATatgtttgcttctcaccttgggttggccaagcctcccaaggattctatcactgaTATCCCTGCCGAGTGCGGTGTATGCCGCCTGTTGCCTTGCCTGACCGGGAAACCGgctcctacctcaagtaacatgctgattaatgatgttcagcatatcacattgaggatctttcttcgttctctctcgaacctcctttatgctCGACCGGATATCAGCaagctgaacaaccatgaggtgttacttctgatgtcctacttgaacccggagcgggccaggaaagtggtctttaatgctccttccatggtttgtaacgcccttgccttgatggctactgcctcttcccggtacctgagttgtggcgctatcgccactcagttagctgaaaagctaacctctttcgaggcttcttcggagtacgtgcctctagctaccccagtgcccactatggatcgtgactactatctcgaactgaaatggttgaggactttggctgacggtagcctagcttggagggtgtgggcgtgagttggatgaaaattccagctcctgagcacctcccaccgacggagcccttagagccggcggtagtgactgtggactccgatgatgaggaggaggaggaggaggaggttgatAGACCACGCCAGCTGCAGCcctatctcatcgacgacacccttctcgaggtgatgccagagccgaagaagggggagaatgcGTCAGTCGTGCCAGTGGAtagacctaggttggggagagggccccgtcgagtgagggagagggcctcagagactaggccacggccggtggcACCACAGCAGAAGcagccttttccgtgctacccttacctcgacaccccggagacgcgatccagctacttagcggagagagtgtcatctactttgacactcaggaacatgcacgagatggagTACACTCAGGGGATATGGACCGAGGGACCTcacccggtttggtggagtggagttggggactactcaggggttttccattcctacggggtggatcagtcgacgtgggggacacctcagtcctttgcctacggtggcttgactccatggtacgtgggcccaggagcaggagcaggagtggatgcggggattgggtcatcgggagcaggtacttctggcggtggtggtggtgatgaggtgatgtttgagcagcagcagcagcagcaggagtgatactccttgttttattCTTGTTTATAGTCGTTGGTGGTAGGCGTTGGTAGTATGGTTAGACTTTGGTAGTGTTTTCATGAAACCTTAGTTATGAACTtttattgttggccataaggccggatgtGACATTTTGACTTGTTGCAGGATGTTAGAAGTAGGGGAGTCGCCCTGACTCGATTTTATATGACAAATATGTGCATGTACGTTGGCTTATGACAGGTTGTATAGGGAAcatggcctgtaggtactcgacagagtaccctatactctatcgagtagctgcaggaaagtgggataaaaaaaaaacattctgacctgtaggctactcgatcgagtagccaggacactcgatcgagtagcatggcactcgatcgagtatcgctacatactcgatcgagtagcactgttacaggaggttttcaaaACTTTAAAATGTTCAATtattttataattgcaagtttgatgtttaatgtaATTATTACTGCATAGTAAggcctttgaaccgttaatttcatatgttcgaagtcgtgtttgaagttttataagcgtatttgtcacaattagtgaagcggtaatagtttcttgttactttaatgttgcatacgACCTAGTACGCCCGATTTATCGGAGTTATAACTTCTTGTACACTTGTGCataccatattaacatatgtTGTCGACGGTGAATATATATTCCGGAAGTTGATGTATAAATTCTAATTTAACGAGGATAtggttagtgagtaatgtccataacaaataatatggttttctttaatgttatgatgcaaataatacgtaatatgtgttgtaattttggtggtgaacttcggggacgaagttcctttttagaggggaagagtaatgtcgcgaaaattATCGCGAAATAAAAGGCTGATTTCGAAATTATGTTTTGTTTGCCTAATaaggttttgttgtttaattgcaaaCTTTTGGTTACCTCGGTTTGTGGAATAATTCATGTGTTGTAGTGAAAACGATAGAATGAATTGAGTAACACGGTGGTGTTAATTGTGCAGTATGAGGTTGATATGAGATACGTTTCGGGTTgataaattgttgtcacatgatgagGGATGGTTGTTTGTGTTGGCTTATATGGCAAAGTCGATGTTTGATACATAATCATTAGTAAGAATTGATGCTTACATGTAGAGTAACAACCAACGGTGATaatgcttgcatgatagtggtaAGAGTCGATAGGTATAAAGTGTAGAcgctgatgatgatgacatggggggggggggggaatggtATTTCCAAGGAGTAATGATTTGAGCGGGAAGATTGGTGAGGTCGCGTTGTTTCCGTGTCTTGGGCGGGAGatgggtgagttgaacttcggggacgtagttctttttaaggggggaagactgtaatagccgccctttttagagaccctttgaccagcgttgactgaccttaggagcgggattagtcttagaattgcgtgccaaaaccatcttagGTTGCGTgtcatgagtggtactcgatagagtagaggctacttgatcgagtagctgggttactcgatcgagtagggggtcactcgatcgagtatgtcgggtactcgatcgagtaccgagttttcagcgagggttttatatcgcgatttgttaaatccgcaaatcacttccgccactttcctcctatccttcagtcgcctctttcccttcccttcacctcaaaacctccatggaagccttttgaaggtccttgtgccttaggagagcgtcgcTTGTGTCGGGTAGCAGCCTTttgctgagttttctccctataggtatgtcataatcatcatccgtgtccttgttctttacaattagggtttgcttggtagtaatagatgatggtgttgtgcttataggctttgcttgattgctggatatgtcatatgttggcatggattggttgcagttgcttaaaggtaggttcgcctactcagtttctgtagatggtctagtgtgtcggtcgttgtgatagcaTTGTGactgtttgatatagtaattgtattatgacgattgtgattgtgattgtgattgtgattgtgattttgATTGCTGTcggtggttctcgaggcgtgtcctcggctgagtggggtcacttgcgggagtggcttcatgccctagtttcgccctccgtggaacccgccacgggaggggatgtgcacattaatggacagggttatcgctcactatgtggagcggggatttggtgggaacggctgcggtcccccactggcagggctggtcgagtggacagtcagtgatagagttggttgggttatcgtgattgtgtttgagattgatagcattgtattgtgttgataattgtagttgttgtagttgtattttatctcagtactgaccttgtgtggttgtttgtttgttatgtgtctgccgtgatcccttatggtgagcagttggtcttagctggtgttgatgttgttgatagctggagtccgggcagggatgagtcttcacgagatatgatggtcatagcgagtagtctttgagttgtatcttttatgtcgtttgttggtttaactcacttgtaatataatataatagttcatttatcgacgtttgattattactatcctcgggcaaccgagatggtaacgcccttatatgctaaggaaggcctagttaaggctcctctgaatatgggggtgctACAATTAGTCAAACAATTAAGCGGACAACAGTTGAAGAAATCCAAGTATGGCAAAGAGCTCATGATTCAGCTACCATGTTAGCTCTAGGAACTGTCAACACActcataataaaatgctataaaaatatttTCCTAAAAGACCCATAGGCCATAACGGCTTAATTAgtcttaataccaaatttatttgtattttattatcacgATTTTTTATTTGATACGGAATTATCCGTCTtcaatctatactctaatgatatcatttttttttaccacgaatctaattatataattttcataattttttttacaatattttttgtcaaatgaaattgtaaaaggttttatatcaaaattataaacatcaattgaatataatatacgaaatatatattataataattaaaagattttccactttatttttaatattatacTGCTGAGATAAttatataaactcttaagagctctctaaCACAATATTTAAGAGCGACTCAAAAGACTTTTGGTTGATTCTTGAGTTCCAAAGATGTCTCCTGTTTATAATCATAGGATGacccaccttatgctaatctttcgatgtgggacaattctattatttacaAATGTAAGATATATAACATaataagaagtacaccatctttaatatttgcaaaaaatatgaaatctatactctaatgataacatttttaacCGCGAAACTAATTAtactattttcattttttttttaacgatactttctttgccaaatgaaatgtaaaagtttttatataaaaattagaaacatcacgtaaatataatttaggaaatgtatattataataattaactGATTTTCCACATTATTTTTAATATTATACTGTGGAGATAAttatataaactcttaagagcccTCTAACACAATATTTAAGAGAGACTCAAAAGACTTTTGGTTGATTCCTGAGTTCCAAAgatgtctcctatttataatcataggatcacccccttatgctaaactttcgatgtgggTCAATTCTATTATTTACAAATGTAAGACATATAATATAATAAgtagtacaccatctttaatatatgcaaataatatgaaatctattcTCTAATGAGCTCATTTTTAACCGCAAAACTAATTAAACTATTTTCAATATTTTTTTTAAGGATACTTTCTTTGtcaaaatgaaatgtaaaagtttttatataaaaattagaaacatcacttgaatataatttaggaaatatatattataataattaaaagattttttactttattttttttaaaaaaaaattattagttaagatactttcctaaattgatttttgataatGTTGACAGCTTAGAATCGCTCAAAAAAGCttcttttataaatatatatagatatatagattcTTTTTTTGGATAAAAACGAACTTAgcttaaataaataaaagttcatAGAGTCGATTACATAAAGTCGGTGGGTCAGGCGTCAATGGCATATTTGCCAATACAAAGCCAATCGTACAAAGATCTAATACAAATTGTGTGGTAAAAGCCCACTCAAAACAGCCATTAGAAGAACGTCTTGGTTGCCTCCGATTGTTTGAACGCCGTGAATTCTATTGTAAGGGTGGATGTCCGTGTGGTCCCTTTGCAAACATTATACTTTTGTGTAGCGAATTTTTGCAGGACTCTCTCGGTTTGAAGCTTGCATTTGAGAAAATATTGGTCAACAATAATCAATatattaaattaataaattatttatatCAAGGTCATTTGTCTATATAAGTGTTACATTCGTAGAACACTTGATATCAAAAACACCAATAACAATCAATAACCTAGCTAGAATATTACTACGTACTACAACAtgaagttagaaatgaaaataatCTCAAAAGAAATCATAAAACCATCATCTCCAACACCTTCGAATCTGAAAGCATTAAAACTTTCAATATTTGACCAAATGTTTCCTCCCTACCACTTTCCCATGCTTCTCTTTTACAATGCACCAACAGACGCAACACCTCTTCAAATCACTAACCTTAAATCCTCCCTCTCTCACACACTTGTTCAGTTCTACCCTCTTGCCGGTCGTTGTATCGACGATGGCACTGTCTCTTGCAACGATGAAGGCATACCCTTCATCGAAACTCAAGTCAATTCCAGTCTCACGGAATTTCTTGCCTTGTCAAACAAGCTCGACTACCTAACCCAATTGCTACCACCTCAAGAAAGCTTGTGTCCTGAAGCGGGACTTATCTCGGACATGGTCCCACTTGCAATCCAAATCAATGTTTTTATATGTGGTGGAGTTGTCATCGGTTGCTTCATGTTCCACAAGCTTCTTGACACTTCATCCTTGGGTACCTTCTTCCAGTATTGGGCCGCTAAGACAACCCAACGAAATCATGATGCGGTGTACCCGATTTTTGACCCGATTGTCAAGGCTTTTCCTCCTTGTCCTTCGACGGATCTGATCAAACCCGTGGATCTACCCGCCAAATCCTGTCCTTTCGTTGTATTGGTCAAGAGTTTTCGATTCACCAAAACTGCTATAAATGACCTTAAGGTCATGGCCGGGACTGAGGTACACCCAAACCCGACTTCATTTGAGACAGTCATGGGGTTCGTCTGGGAGAGTGTTGTTGCTGCCGGGTGCAGTGCACTTATGGCAGAATACGAGTCAGTTATGAAGACGACGTCTCTGTTAGTAGCCATTAACATGAGGCCGCGAGCTAACCCGCCACTTCCTAGGAACTCAATGGGGAATTGTGTAATTGAAGAGGTAGGCAATTCAAAGACACAAGGGACATTCCCAGAGCTTGTTGGGGAAATTCATAGTACTATTTGTAAGGCCAAGTCAACAATCGAAGCATTTCAAGGGGTAAACGCAGTAGAGGAGATACGTGAAGATCGAATGGCTAAAATACAAATCCTTTTGGAAGGTAATCCGAGTACGTACCATGTTAGTAGTTTATCTAACCTTGGATTGAATGAGGCGGATTTCGGGTTTGGGAAACCGAATTGGATCATCCCAACTGATGGGAAAATGTCGATGATGGATAGGAATTATATCTTCTTGACTGATTATTATGATTTAAATGGTGAAGGAATTGAAGTGTGGTTGTTCTTGGAGGAGAAAGAGATGCAAGTCCTAGAGACTAATCCACGATTCCTTAAATTTGCTTCCCCTTATTAATATTACTCAATGCTCGTTTAAGTCCGATATATTATTTCATACAGTACTCAGAAATAAATGCAGTGTTTGGATGCAAAATGGAATAGGAATTCCCCTTTCCGTCGtgattttgattttcaattttttttttcccgtATTTGGTGAATTGTATCTTCGTCCAATAAAGAAGAATACTTGAAATTAAACATCCCTTTTCTATTAAAGGAGTTTTTTTAAGACGTTCCATTGGTTCTTTGATTTAGgcgaaaaaaaaaatactttttgTAATGGTAGCAGGTAACCCCCAGTCCCCAATTACACAATTGCATTGTGGCTTAATAAAATGATTGCATATTTGCATGTCATTATGATCAAATACTACTCGCTCTCATCCAATATAAAGGTAATACAAACTCACTTTTTATAAGGAGAAAAGTAAACCCATGTTACCTTGGGATTGAATGGCAGAGAGTATATATATTAGTAAGCATAATTGATATAGTATGTTTTTATCAGGCCATTATCTTTATAGGTCGAAATAAATGATTAAAAAACGAGAACATATTTAAATACACCTAGTTTTGAATGCCGTGAAAAATCACGGGTCCTGCGTAGGTTTTCTGTATTATGCTCATTTATGTAAAAAAGGTGGGCCATATAATTGTGGATTTAATTGTGGGATGGTATGcggggtatgtaatgacattttgtgtaaatatgaaGTGGGTATATGGACAAGTTGGTAatattgtgggccaaataaggtatGTTACATTTGGCGTGGATCGTCCGTTTTAgataagtgtta
Encoded here:
- the LOC141598444 gene encoding stemmadenine O-acetyltransferase-like: MKLEMKIISKEIIKPSSPTPSNLKALKLSIFDQMFPPYHFPMLLFYNAPTDATPLQITNLKSSLSHTLVQFYPLAGRCIDDGTVSCNDEGIPFIETQVNSSLTEFLALSNKLDYLTQLLPPQESLCPEAGLISDMVPLAIQINVFICGGVVIGCFMFHKLLDTSSLGTFFQYWAAKTTQRNHDAVYPIFDPIVKAFPPCPSTDLIKPVDLPAKSCPFVVLVKSFRFTKTAINDLKVMAGTEVHPNPTSFETVMGFVWESVVAAGCSALMAEYESVMKTTSLLVAINMRPRANPPLPRNSMGNCVIEEVGNSKTQGTFPELVGEIHSTICKAKSTIEAFQGVNAVEEIREDRMAKIQILLEGNPSTYHVSSLSNLGLNEADFGFGKPNWIIPTDGKMSMMDRNYIFLTDYYDLNGEGIEVWLFLEEKEMQVLETNPRFLKFASPY